The stretch of DNA GGATGATCCGCGACAAAGTTGACAGGGGTAGTAATAGTATCACTTATCAACCTCATCACGCAGGCGGTAGAGGCCGCTGCTTCTGTcccctcctcgtccacctcgaTGACCGCCTTGTGGAACACATGCTCCACTACCAGCAGAGGCAGGTCGCACTCCAGCATGTCTCTCAGATCGGACCTGAATGGGTCAAAGGCGGCTTGCACCCCCATGTCCTGAAGAACGCCATTGATTCGGCTGGAGAAGGAGACCTTGAACTTGGGCAGCCGCACCTCGCCGGTCTCGCGGCGACCCGTCGGCAGGTGGTCCCAGAGGAAGTTGGGGTGGGAGGCCATCCTGTCCAAGAGCTCAGGCAGGCCGTCACGGGTGTTGGGGAGGAAGACGCACATTGAAAACCGTGGCTGCTCCTTGCCTTGCTGCTCGCTTCTGCGTCCACCGAGATACCGTTCCTGGCAGCGGAGTAGCCGGTACGGCAGGTACGCTAGCTTGAGCACCTTGAATCCTTTGTGCGCGGCGACCGCCTGATCCTTCCGGGCGCGCATGAACGGGGCGCTTTTCACTCTGTCCTTCATTGGGTCAGATGCTCACCGTCCCCTTAGACAAATGTATAGGTACAAGTACAATATACGAATAAGACACTCCTTACACTTTATGGCATGTCATAGTTGCATTTTTTTTACAGTATATCTTTTTAGAAATACATTTCTGCTTGCTTTTAGTCTAATGGCCA from Panicum virgatum strain AP13 chromosome 9K, P.virgatum_v5, whole genome shotgun sequence encodes:
- the LOC120648954 gene encoding serpin-Z2A-like produces the protein MKDRVKSAPFMRARKDQAVAAHKGFKVLKLAYLPYRLLRCQERYLGGRRSEQQGKEQPRFSMCVFLPNTRDGLPELLDRMASHPNFLWDHLPTGRRETGEVRLPKFKVSFSSRINGVLQDMGVQAAFDPFRSDLRDMLECDLPLLVVEHVFHKAVIEVDEEGTEAAASTACVMRLISDTITTPVNFVADHPFAFFVVEEVSATVVFMGHVLDPTSAI